A genome region from Sceloporus undulatus isolate JIND9_A2432 ecotype Alabama chromosome 1, SceUnd_v1.1, whole genome shotgun sequence includes the following:
- the SF3B1 gene encoding splicing factor 3B subunit 1 isoform X3: protein MAKIAKTHEDIEAQIREIQGKKAALDEAQGVGLDSTGYYDQEIYGGSDSRFAGYVTSIAATELEDDDDDYSSTSLLGQKKPGYHAPVALLNDIPQSTEQYDPFAEHRPQKIADREDEYKNRRRMMIISPERLDPFADGRRTRK from the exons ATGGCGAAGATCGCCAAGACTCACGAAG ATATTGAAGCACAGATTCGTGAAATCCAAGGCAAAAAAGCTGCCCTTGATGAAGCTCAAGGGGTGGGCCTTGATTCCACAGGATACTATGATCAGGAGATCTATGGTGGAAGTGATAGCAGGTTTGCTGGATATGTAACTTcaattgcagcaactgaactagaAGAT GATGATGATGACTACTCTTCTACAAGCTTGCTTGGTCAGAAGAAGCCTGGGTACCATGCACCAGTGGCACTGCTTAATGACATACCACAGTCAACTGAACAG TATGATCCATTTGCTGAACATCGTCCACAAAAGATTGCCGATAGGGAAGATGAATACAAAAATCGAAGACGGATGATGATTATTTCTCCTGAGCGACTTGATCCTTTTGCAGATG GTAGAAGGACAAGAAAATAA